The genomic stretch TGACTAGGCATCATATAGCTTGGTGACATCTCTAACGTGCCTTAACCTGCAACATATGCTCATGAACATTTCATAGAAGAAAAACAAAATTTTATTCCATAATGCTCAATAGAAGTCCATTATCCAATACATGCCAAAAACATTAAACAAGATTATAAGCATAAAACTAAAACCTCTGCAAACCTAAGCTCCTAACATGAGCTCGGAACACATCTCTAGGAATAGGCTTAGTTAACGGATCAGCTATCATCTTCTTAGTCGATATATACTTAATGGCTATCTCTTTATTCTTTATGGCGTCTCGAACAAAATGATAACGCCTCTGAATATGTTTGGTCTTTCTATGGAATTTTGGATCTTGGGCAAACTGGATAGCAGCAGTATTGTCACAAAACATTTCAACAGGTTCATCAACTTTAGGAGTAAGTTTCAGATCCTGGAGAAAACACCTTAGCCACATTGCCTCCTGAACGGCAAGGCTAGTAGCGACATACTCTGCTTCCATAGTCGACAAAGCAATACAATCTTGCTTCTTCTTCGCACCAGGATATTGCGCCTC from Silene latifolia isolate original U9 population chromosome 2, ASM4854445v1, whole genome shotgun sequence encodes the following:
- the LOC141633947 gene encoding secreted RxLR effector protein 161-like; this encodes MSNVPYASAIGSLMYAMLCTRPDICYAVGLVSRFQSNPEPAHWQGVKRIMRYLRGTSDLVLCFQGGDLRLKGYSDADWGVEAQYPGAKKKQDCIALSTMEAEYVATSLAVQEAMWLRCFLQDLKLTPKVDEPVEMFCDNTAAIQFAQDPKFHRKTKHIQRRYHFVRDAIKNKEIAIKYISTKKMIADPLTKPIPRDVFRAHVRSLGLQRF